GCTTTTGCCGCGGTGATCGGATTTCCGGTGGGCACGTTGGGCGGTTCGAGCGGCGGAAACGGAGCTCCCGGCGAATTGTTGCCCACCGCCCGCATCCCTGCATCGCCTGCACTGAGCGGGCTGACAGCCTCTGCGTTTTCCGCACGGACCCAATAATAATATTGCTGAGCGGCGGTCGCGGTGGCGTCAAAATAGTAGTTTGCGGGCGTTGTGCCGATCGAACTTGCCGATTGCGGATCGTTGGTCACCGCCCTAAAGATGCGGTACGCGGTCGCGTAAGCGACTGGCTCCCAATGCAGTCCGACCTTGGTCGCATAGACCGAGTCTGTTGCGGTGAGTTGAAGCGGCGAATTCAGATCGGCAAAGCTGCTCCGCCCGCTGACCCGCTCCGACACGGGCCCCGCGAAAAGAGCAAACAGGCCCAGCACCAGGGCTGCCACCAGCACGCAAAGCTTTACTCGATACAAATTAACAAACTCCCGATCAACGAGCTCTGCTCGCCAAGACCCACGCCACCTGACATTCTAACACCCGACCTTTTCAGCAATCAATCCCGCAAACTCCCCACGTTACCAAGGAGGCGGGGCAACGAGCCGATTTAGATCTTCGAGCCCGCATTTCGAGAGCTAACGTCGTGGCATTATCGCACGAATGCTGACGGAACCGGCGTGTCGCCGGCGGCGCCGAATTGGGTGATCACGGTTCCGCCGCCTGAGTTGGCGATGAACCACTGGCTGCCGGGCTGGCGGAATATGGCTGCGTCAAACTTACCGTCGCCGTCAAAATCGCCCGCTGACGGCACGTCGCCGTTTGACCCGAACGGGAACGCGTAATACGACGAATCCTCGCTCCTGAGTACGTACCAAAAGCCGTTCGGTCGCCAAAACGCAATGTCTGCTTTGCCGTCTCCAGTCCAGTCGCCGGGCACGGCCAGGTCGGATGATGTCCCAAATGTGGCCGCATATGTTCCGCCGGTAGATCTCGAGATCCACCATTCGGCACCCGACGCTCCGACGGGGCGAAAGATGGCGATGTCAGCCTTGCCGTCGCCGTCATAGTCTGCTGCGACGGGCCGGTCGCCGGCTGCGCCGAATTGCGTGATCGATATTTGCGAGTCGGACGAACGCCTTACATACCACGTCGATCCCGCGGGCCGGAAAATGGCCGCGTCGGCCTTGCCATCGCCGTCATAATCCGCCGGCATCGGCACGTCGCCGTCTGAGCCGAAGGGAAACGCATAGTACGTCAGATCCTCGCTTCTGAGCACATACCACGTCCCGCTTGACGGCCGCCACAGAGCGATATCGGCCTTGCCGTCACCGGTAAAATCGGCCGGGGCGATCCGGTCGCCCGTCGAGCCAAACTGAGCGGCAAATACGCCTGAGCCGCCGCTTTTCGATATCCACCATTCGCTCACGCCGGGCCGAAAGACGGACAGATCGGTCTTGCCGTCACCGTCAAAATCGAACGGAGCGGGGAGCGTCAAAACCGAGGGTGCGGTCTGATTGTAAAACAGCTTGACGTAACCGGCGGTCGATGTGGTAAATCCGGCTATGATGTCGGTCTTCTGATCGCTGTCGAGATCGGCGGTCGTAAGGGTCGTGGCCTCGACGCCGGCGGTCCACATCCGCTCCTGACCGAGAGAGCCGTGTCCATTATTGAGTAGCGTTACGATCGTATTTCTGCCGGCGATGACGCCGACGTCCGGAACGCCGTCCTGATTCCAGTCGCCGATCGCGATGCGGAGTGCCCAGGCCTGCGTTATCTGAGAGTTCAGGCCGCTGCCAAACGTACCGTTACCCGCTCCCGGCAAAACTGTGACGCCCGCGTCTCTGGCTGCGACGATGTCAATATAACCGTCGCGGTTCATATCGGCGCAGGCAATATCAAACAGTCCCGAGCCCAGCGAGATCGTCGGCGATGCGGTAAATGATCCCGAACCGTTGTTGATCAGGATAGATATGGTATTGGCATTGTAATTAAGTATAGCGAGGTCGCTCTTGGTGTCGTTATTGAGGTCGGCGACTATGATGCGGCTGCTCGCGACCGTCGACAGGTATGCGGTCGGCGGCAGAAATGTACCGTTGCCGACGCCAATTGAAACCAGTACGCCGTCATATCCGGTGGTGATCAAATCGAGTTTGCCGTCACCGCTCACGTCGGCGGCGACGCCATCGTATATGTCGCCGGTCCCAAACTGCAACAGGGACGTGGCAAACGTGTTGTTGCCGAGGTTTCGCAGCAGCAAAGCGTTTTGCGCGGCGCCATTTGCCCCGTGGCCGACAACGATAATGTCGGTTCGCCCATCGGAAGTGAAATCGCCCGTGGCCGCCGCATAGCCGTCAATGCCCGGATCGACCAGGCCTTTGCCCTCAGGGATGATCTCGGCCCGTTCGAAATTTGCCTTGCCGTCCACTGCCCCGGCCGCCTGGCCCTGGACAAGGATATAGATCGGGCCCGGCCCGCCGCCGCCGCCGCGATTTACGATGACAAAGTCAGGCAGCGTGTCGGCGTTCAAATAAGCGATCTCGATGTCCTTGGTCCCGCTCAAAAAATTAATGGTCGGTGCCGACCTGAATGTCCCGTTGCCGCGGTTCAAAAGGACCGAAAAACTGCCTGATCCGATGACGGCAAATTCGATCGACTCGTTCGCGACGATGTCCGGAAAGCCGTCGTTATTAAGATCGCGTACATATGCGTCGCCGCCGCCGCCGTCGGCATAGACCGTCTGCGCCGCAAATGTTCCGTTACCGAGCCCGCGATGGATGAGCGTCCGGTTGGCCGTCGAAAAAACGAGGTCCTTGCTTCCATCCAGATCGAGATCGGCGACTTCGGTCAGATAGGCCCGCTCGTTTGTACTCAGAGTAATGTCGGCTGCCTGTGTAAAGGTAAACCCGCCCGCACCGAGCCAGACCGCCGCCACCGGAGCCGTCGTCACTGCCTGCGACGCGATCAGGTCGATCTTGCCGTCGTTATTGATGTCGGCACCGCGAACGGAGGCAAAGCCAAAGTCGATCGTGTCGATCGTCTGCGGAGCGGCGTAAGAACCACCGCCCAGATTGCGGACCGCCCTGAGGTCTTGCGATGTGC
This is a stretch of genomic DNA from Chloracidobacterium sp.. It encodes these proteins:
- a CDS encoding VCBS repeat-containing protein; this encodes MPTHFRGSFRLQLFALLTISLVTIQTAQAVSGVEFFAARSFGGDNAMYYATSAGDFDGDGKADVVTASYDKLYVYFGDGSGNFDESPLTVYSYTSSSYVYPLAADFNSDGRSDLAFFRTNPQTSQLAIAIYFGNADRTFKPPVFSSPSPMPNDLKAVDMDQDGKLDLVGPAQASGNNLIVTYKGDLLGSFVATDQANTGVAARSVVPLDLDNDGLIDLAYGTSQDLRAVRNLGGGSYAAPQTIDTIDFGFASVRGADINNDGKIDLIASQAVTTAPVAAVWLGAGGFTFTQAADITLSTNERAYLTEVADLDLDGSKDLVFSTANRTLIHRGLGNGTFAAQTVYADGGGGDAYVRDLNNDGFPDIVANESIEFAVIGSGSFSVLLNRGNGTFRSAPTINFLSGTKDIEIAYLNADTLPDFVIVNRGGGGGPGPIYILVQGQAAGAVDGKANFERAEIIPEGKGLVDPGIDGYAAATGDFTSDGRTDIIVVGHGANGAAQNALLLRNLGNNTFATSLLQFGTGDIYDGVAADVSGDGKLDLITTGYDGVLVSIGVGNGTFLPPTAYLSTVASSRIIVADLNNDTKSDLAILNYNANTISILINNGSGSFTASPTISLGSGLFDIACADMNRDGYIDIVAARDAGVTVLPGAGNGTFGSGLNSQITQAWALRIAIGDWNQDGVPDVGVIAGRNTIVTLLNNGHGSLGQERMWTAGVEATTLTTADLDSDQKTDIIAGFTTSTAGYVKLFYNQTAPSVLTLPAPFDFDGDGKTDLSVFRPGVSEWWISKSGGSGVFAAQFGSTGDRIAPADFTGDGKADIALWRPSSGTWYVLRSEDLTYYAFPFGSDGDVPMPADYDGDGKADAAIFRPAGSTWYVRRSSDSQISITQFGAAGDRPVAADYDGDGKADIAIFRPVGASGAEWWISRSTGGTYAATFGTSSDLAVPGDWTGDGKADIAFWRPNGFWYVLRSEDSSYYAFPFGSNGDVPSAGDFDGDGKFDAAIFRQPGSQWFIANSGGGTVITQFGAAGDTPVPSAFVR